DNA sequence from the Parasphingorhabdus cellanae genome:
TCGACCATGCATCCTGTACCATCTCAAAAATATCGCCCCTTTGGCCAAATTGATTTGCCCGACCGCCAATGGCCGTCTCGCGTCATCGACAAGGCTCCACGCTGGCTCTCCACCGACCTTAGGGATGGCAATCAGGCGCTCATTGATCCGATGGATGCGCAGAAGAAACAGCGTTTCTTTGATCTGCTCGTCAAAATCGGGATCAAGGAAATTGAAGTCGGTTTCCCGTCTGCCGGTGCGACGGACTTTGATTTCATCAGCGGCCTGGTCAAGTCGGACAGCATACCAGATGATGTCATGGTGCAGGTGCTGACCCAGTCCCGCCGTGATCTGATCGAAACCAGCTTCGCCAGCCTGGAAGGCGCGAAGCAGGCGATTGTCCATCTCTATAATGCGGTTTCGCCAGCATGGCGTGATGTTGTCTTCAAGCTAGGCAAGGACGGCGTGAAGGATATTGCCAAGGAAGGCGCAACCATCCTGCGCGAACAAGCAGAAAAATATCCTGATACTGACTGGCATTTCGAATATTCACCGGAAACCTTCTCCACAGCCGAAATCGATTTCAGCCTCGAAGTCTGCGAAACCGTGATGGATATTATCGAGCCAACGGCAGAGAAACCGCTGATCCTTAACCTGCCAGCGACAGTCGAGGCATCGACGCCCAATATCTATGCCGACCAGGTGGAGTGGATGTGCAAGCATATCAGCAAGCGCGACCACGTCGTGATCAGCCTGCACACCCATAATGATCGTGGTTCGGGCATTGCGGCATCGGAACTCGGCTTGATGGCTGGCGCGGACCGCGTCGAAGGCTGTCTGTTCGGCAATGGTGAGCGCACCGGCAATGTCGATCTGGTGACGCTGGGCCTCAATATGTACACGCAGGGTGTTGACCCGAAACTTGATTTTTCCAACATGGATGAAATTGTCAATACAGTCGAATATTGCAATCAACTGCCCGTGCCAGAACGCCACCCCTATGCTGGAGAGCTGGTCTTCACGGCTTTTTCCGGCTCGCATCAGGACGCAATCAAAAAAGGCTTTGCAGCGCAGGAACAGCGCAATGACGAGCTGTGGAATGTCCCGTATCTGCCGATTGATCCGCGCGACATCGGCCGTGACTATGAAGCGGTGATCCGGGTCAACAGCCAGTCCGGCAAGGGCGGTATCGCCTGGATATTGGAACAGGATTACGGGCTAAAACTGCCTAAGCGTCTGCAAGCCAATTTCAGCCGCACGGTGCAGGAGCTGGCTGACGAGACAAGCCGGGAACTGTCTGCCGAAGATATCTGGGGTGCGTTCCAGAAACGCTATCATCTCGATGGCGGCGGCGATTACAGCCTGATCGACTATCAGGAGAGCCAGACCGGCGGCGAACGCATATTTGTCGGAAAGGTCAAAGGCCCCGATGGCGAAACGTCCGTCAGTGGTCGCGGCAATGGCCTGATATCGAGCGTTGTTGACGCCCTCGCCTCTTCATTGGGCATCACGCTGGAAATCATGGATTATCAGGAACATGCACTGGGTTCAGGCAAAGACGCGCAGGCCGCGGCCTATGTCGAATGCAAAACCGGAGATGGTCGCGAATTCTATGGTGTCGGTATCAATAGCGATGTCGCAAGGGCCTCGGTTGAAGCGCTGCTCAGTGCCGTAAACCGGATTTAGCACCCGGATTAAGCAATCGGTTAAAATAACAGTGGAATCCGCTGCCGCTTGCGGTATGGCGGACTTCTAAGCTTTTCTGTTTAGCCTTTTCTATTGGGGACTTTATGACTTTACCTGCCATATTCGACAATCTTCGCCTGCCGCTTATCGGTTCACCTCTGTTTATCGTATCGGGACCGGAATTGGTCATTGCGCAGTGTAAAGCCGGTATCGTCGGATCCTTCCCCGCCCTCAACGCGCGGCCGCAAAGCCTGCTCGACGAGTGGATGCACCAGATTACCGAGGAGCTGGCCGCATGGAACCGGGACAATCCCGACAAGCCGGCGGCGCCCTTTGCGGTGAATCAGATCGTCCATAAGTCCAATGACCGACTTGATCAGGACATGGCGACCTGTGCCAAGTGGAAAGTGCCGCTGATCATCACTTCTTTGGGTGCCATCGAAGATCTCAATACCGCAGTCCATGGCTGGGGCGGGATTACGATGCATGACATTATCAACGACCGCTTTGCGCATAAAGCGATTGAGAAAGGTGCAGATGGCCTGATCCCCGTCGCTGCCGGTGCTGGCGGCCATGCTGGTGTCATCTCTCCTTTTGCTCTGATGCAGGAAATTCGCCAATGGTTTGACGGCCCGGTCGCTTTGTCCGGCTCTATCGGTTGCGGCGCCTCCATATTGGGTGCGCAAGCCATGGGCGCAGACCTCGGCTATATGGGCTCAGCGTTTATTGCGACCAAGGAAGCCAATGCCGATCAAGGCTATAAAGACGG
Encoded proteins:
- a CDS encoding NAD(P)H-dependent flavin oxidoreductase, whose translation is MTLPAIFDNLRLPLIGSPLFIVSGPELVIAQCKAGIVGSFPALNARPQSLLDEWMHQITEELAAWNRDNPDKPAAPFAVNQIVHKSNDRLDQDMATCAKWKVPLIITSLGAIEDLNTAVHGWGGITMHDIINDRFAHKAIEKGADGLIPVAAGAGGHAGVISPFALMQEIRQWFDGPVALSGSIGCGASILGAQAMGADLGYMGSAFIATKEANADQGYKDGIVEGRAKDIVYSDLFTGVSGNYLRGSIENAGLDPDDLPQGDYKTMNFGSGGNTEKKAWKDIWGSGQGIGAIDEVRSVQDMVDRLIAEYQEARDSLATRFNY
- the leuA gene encoding 2-isopropylmalate synthase gives rise to the protein MHPVPSQKYRPFGQIDLPDRQWPSRVIDKAPRWLSTDLRDGNQALIDPMDAQKKQRFFDLLVKIGIKEIEVGFPSAGATDFDFISGLVKSDSIPDDVMVQVLTQSRRDLIETSFASLEGAKQAIVHLYNAVSPAWRDVVFKLGKDGVKDIAKEGATILREQAEKYPDTDWHFEYSPETFSTAEIDFSLEVCETVMDIIEPTAEKPLILNLPATVEASTPNIYADQVEWMCKHISKRDHVVISLHTHNDRGSGIAASELGLMAGADRVEGCLFGNGERTGNVDLVTLGLNMYTQGVDPKLDFSNMDEIVNTVEYCNQLPVPERHPYAGELVFTAFSGSHQDAIKKGFAAQEQRNDELWNVPYLPIDPRDIGRDYEAVIRVNSQSGKGGIAWILEQDYGLKLPKRLQANFSRTVQELADETSRELSAEDIWGAFQKRYHLDGGGDYSLIDYQESQTGGERIFVGKVKGPDGETSVSGRGNGLISSVVDALASSLGITLEIMDYQEHALGSGKDAQAAAYVECKTGDGREFYGVGINSDVARASVEALLSAVNRI